A window of the Brassica oleracea var. oleracea cultivar TO1000 chromosome C1, BOL, whole genome shotgun sequence genome harbors these coding sequences:
- the LOC106339260 gene encoding RNA polymerase II C-terminal domain phosphatase-like 4 — MNMNVLSSSSPSHSNCGHWYVRHGICLTCKQKPSLVEESRRFDYLFTGLRLSQEAVFFTKRLTTLISLHAHKKLHLVLDLDNTLVHSVRVSNLSEAEKYLIEGEKPGLKLYQSRIIKVRPFVKDFLTEANKLFNMYVYTKGDLFYGKEIAKMIDPDKNYFGDRVITRRESPHTKTLDHVLADERGIVIVDDTVEVWPHHKRNLLKITRYFYFKHNGMDKVSSYAERKRDESKSRGALANLLKYLKDIHNGFFSCDVQEELDSKDVRLLINEIDLNVLSK, encoded by the exons ATGAACATGAACGTGTTATCATCATCATCACCATCTCATTCTAACTGTGGTCATTGGTACGTTCGTCACGGTATCTGCCTCACCTGCAAACAGAAACCAAGCCTTGTCGAAGAATCCCGACGGTTCGATTATCTTTTCACTGGTTTACGTCTGAGCCAAGAAGCTGTATTCTTTACAAAGCGTCTCACAACCCTAATCTCACTTCACGCACACAAGAAACTTCACTTAGTCCTTGACTTGGACAACACGCTAGTCCACAGCGTTAGGGTTTCCAATCTTTCCGAAGCAGAGAAGTACTTAATCGAAGGTGAGAAACCAGGTTTGAAGCTATATCAAAGCAGGATAATAAAAGTTAGACCGTTTGTCAAAGACTTCCTTACAGAAGCCAACAAGCTATTCAACATGTACGTTTACACAAAAGGCGATTTGTTCTACGGTAAAGAAATTGCGAAGATGATTGATCCAGACAAAAACTATTTTGGAGACCGGGTGATAACCAGAAGAGAGAGTCCTCACACGAAGACCCTTGATCATGTCTTGGCCGATGAGCGTGGAATCGTGATTGTGGATGATACGGTTGAGGTTTGGCCTCATCACAAGAGAAACTTGTTGAAGATCACTAGGTACTTCTACTTCAAACACAATGGTATGGATAAAGTGTCATCGTACGCAGAGAGGAAGAGAGACGAGAGTAAAAGCAGAGGAGCATTAGCCAACCTTCTGAAATATCTCAAGGATATTCACAATGGATTCTTTAGCTGTGACGTCCAAGAAGAGTTGGATTCAAAGGACGTTAGGTTGTTGATAAATG AAATAGACTTAAATGTTTTATCAAAA